A window of the Burkholderia sp. 9120 genome harbors these coding sequences:
- a CDS encoding HAD family hydrolase, translating to MNRFKKIKLIAVDTNGVLLKDTFGITIKRFIESRGGVYTAELERLVLGAPHIAGGHIMALACKLPWTAQETIDAFLAEHKTYTRDDPVVVNPGVGDALALLHDTGVRITTYGGRPEDSMFAEFLHPFRAYFDRDIPYVNIDQIRPGMKEIVKERFGYHFDEVLFIDDLGKVGEVCKTLGCGFIGVPVTDFQRQLMQDAGAAHLVDSLAEVGVELLDRIDNALFNGRFW from the coding sequence ATGAACCGCTTCAAGAAGATCAAACTGATTGCAGTCGATACGAACGGTGTGCTGCTAAAGGACACCTTCGGGATCACGATTAAACGGTTCATCGAAAGCCGCGGCGGCGTTTATACGGCCGAACTGGAACGGCTGGTGCTGGGCGCGCCGCATATCGCGGGCGGCCACATTATGGCGCTCGCCTGCAAATTGCCATGGACCGCGCAGGAGACCATCGACGCGTTTCTGGCCGAGCACAAGACATACACGCGCGACGATCCGGTGGTTGTCAATCCGGGCGTAGGCGATGCGCTCGCGTTGCTGCATGACACGGGTGTCCGGATTACGACCTACGGCGGCCGTCCCGAAGACTCCATGTTTGCCGAATTCCTGCATCCGTTTCGCGCGTACTTTGACCGCGACATCCCGTACGTCAACATCGATCAAATTCGCCCTGGCATGAAGGAGATCGTCAAGGAGCGTTTCGGTTACCACTTCGATGAGGTGCTGTTCATCGATGATCTTGGCAAGGTCGGCGAGGTGTGCAAGACGCTCGGTTGCGGATTCATCGGCGTGCCCGTGACCGATTTTCAGCGGCAATTGATGCAGGATGCAGGCGCCGCGCACCTCGTCGACTCCCTCGCTGAGGTCGGCGTAGAGCTACTCGATCGGATTGACAACGCGCTGTTTAACGGGCGCTTCTGGTGA
- a CDS encoding Rieske 2Fe-2S domain-containing protein produces the protein MSQHVSNLLPDGINRTPYTVYTDTELYRRELERFFYSRHWCYLGLDAEIPNPGDFRLTEVGERQVIMTRLEDGSVSVVENVCAHKGMRFCRKRAGNATEFRCPYHQWSYNLNGDLEGVPFRRGVKQGDRVNGGMPADFRLEDHGLVKLKVATRGGVIFGSFDHDVESLEDFLGPAILKYFDRLFHGPKLTLLGYTRQRIPGNWKLMQENIKDPYHGGLLHTWFVNFGLWRVDNKGEMVMDAHHRHAAMVSTRSEGGSGAATEGITSFKNTMALNDHRLLDVEAEAWWGNSTVVMLTLMPSVIIQQNVNTLATRRIHPVSPGVFDYVWTHFGFETDDEAMTQRRLRQANLVGPAGYVSADDGEVVECLQQAFAANSSGSTVSLLDGQGAEEYTGHMVTETLVRGMYDYWRRVMEE, from the coding sequence ATGTCCCAGCATGTTTCAAATTTATTGCCCGATGGCATTAACCGGACGCCGTATACCGTCTATACGGATACGGAATTGTATCGGCGGGAACTGGAAAGATTTTTCTACTCCCGGCACTGGTGCTATCTCGGGCTGGATGCGGAAATTCCGAATCCGGGTGATTTCAGGCTGACCGAAGTTGGCGAACGCCAGGTCATCATGACGCGACTCGAGGACGGTTCAGTCAGCGTGGTCGAAAACGTGTGTGCTCATAAGGGCATGCGGTTTTGCCGCAAGCGGGCGGGTAACGCAACCGAATTCAGATGCCCCTATCACCAGTGGAGCTACAACCTGAACGGCGACCTTGAGGGCGTGCCGTTCCGGCGTGGCGTGAAGCAGGGCGACCGCGTGAATGGCGGCATGCCTGCGGATTTTCGGCTCGAAGACCACGGACTCGTCAAGTTGAAGGTCGCGACGCGCGGCGGCGTGATATTCGGGAGCTTCGATCACGATGTCGAATCGCTTGAGGATTTTCTCGGGCCGGCAATTCTGAAATATTTCGACCGGCTATTTCATGGTCCGAAGCTGACATTGCTCGGGTACACCCGTCAGCGCATTCCAGGCAACTGGAAGCTGATGCAGGAAAACATCAAGGACCCGTATCACGGCGGATTGCTGCATACCTGGTTCGTCAACTTCGGCCTGTGGAGGGTCGACAACAAAGGCGAGATGGTCATGGATGCGCATCATCGACATGCCGCGATGGTTTCGACGCGTAGCGAAGGAGGGAGCGGAGCGGCAACGGAGGGCATCACGAGTTTCAAGAACACGATGGCGCTGAACGATCACCGGCTCCTCGACGTCGAGGCGGAGGCATGGTGGGGGAACTCGACCGTGGTCATGCTGACGCTGATGCCGAGCGTGATCATTCAGCAGAACGTCAATACGCTCGCCACGCGTCGGATTCACCCCGTTTCGCCCGGTGTGTTCGATTATGTGTGGACCCACTTCGGCTTCGAGACCGACGACGAAGCGATGACGCAGCGACGTCTGCGTCAGGCGAACCTGGTTGGCCCAGCCGGCTACGTGTCGGCGGATGACGGCGAGGTGGTCGAATGCCTGCAGCAGGCCTTTGCGGCGAACTCGTCCGGTTCGACCGTTAGCCTGCTCGATGGACAGGGCGCGGAAGAATATACCGGCCATATGGTCACCGAAACGCTCGTGCGCGGCATGTACGACTACTGGCGTCGCGTGATGGAGGAATGA
- a CDS encoding alpha/beta fold hydrolase, with amino-acid sequence MTGPVLFHRVAGTGQDAVMLLPGLQADHRIWRAVLSILAVDWRTVAADNRGFGQTRFNGEPLSIEAMAHDVLRLMDTLSVSRVCIAGHSMGGAIAQWIAYHRPDRVRALALCNTFRAMRSVELTAIADRLKEPCDARDWADIQRRLSNHLFTRGALLSAAGAAIAAQRASTTNATHASGLRRQLEALLSFDSRDWVGQLSVPTLIVDSAADRPFFADEASSMSKAIRTSRRVTLPGGHASTVEQWRPLGHLLKTFFGELEYPNRSPRWRPCPAVRTAGGSSDRPGAGRS; translated from the coding sequence ATGACAGGACCGGTGCTTTTCCATCGTGTCGCTGGCACGGGCCAGGACGCGGTGATGCTGCTGCCGGGTCTGCAGGCGGATCACCGGATCTGGCGGGCGGTCCTGTCCATTCTTGCGGTCGACTGGCGAACCGTGGCGGCAGACAACCGCGGCTTCGGACAAACCCGCTTCAACGGCGAGCCATTGTCGATCGAAGCGATGGCGCACGACGTGCTGAGATTGATGGACACCCTGTCAGTTTCACGCGTTTGTATCGCAGGACATTCAATGGGCGGAGCAATTGCCCAGTGGATCGCGTACCACCGCCCTGACCGTGTACGCGCGCTCGCGCTTTGCAACACGTTTCGCGCGATGCGCAGCGTCGAGCTCACGGCGATCGCCGATCGCCTGAAAGAGCCGTGTGACGCCAGAGACTGGGCGGATATCCAGCGGCGGCTGTCGAACCATCTGTTTACGCGCGGGGCGTTGCTCAGCGCGGCGGGCGCCGCAATCGCCGCGCAGCGTGCCTCCACAACGAATGCAACCCATGCCAGCGGCCTGCGTCGACAGCTCGAGGCGCTGCTGTCGTTTGATTCGCGAGACTGGGTCGGGCAGTTGAGCGTACCCACATTGATCGTGGATTCAGCCGCAGACCGTCCCTTCTTCGCGGACGAAGCCAGTTCGATGAGCAAGGCCATCCGCACGTCGCGGCGCGTCACGCTGCCCGGTGGCCATGCGAGCACCGTCGAGCAGTGGCGACCGCTTGGGCATTTGTTGAAGACGTTCTTTGGTGAGCTCGAGTACCCGAATCGAAGCCCGCGGTGGCGCCCATGTCCGGCGGTCAGGACGGCTGGCGGGTCCAGCGACCGCCCCGGAGCCGGCAGGTCTTGA
- a CDS encoding aromatic-ring-hydroxylating dioxygenase subunit beta, translated as MTTVEFKDYHALMALYADYSAALDSGDWDRWPDFFMDDCLYRIVPRENHEQNLPLALLELENKAMLKDRVYGIKETFFYDPYYQRHIVDNPLIREINGDVWTVEANYVVLRTKTNQLSEVYNTGRYFDRIRKTPDGLRFEARVCIFDSELIPNSIIFPL; from the coding sequence ATGACGACAGTGGAATTCAAGGACTATCACGCGCTAATGGCGCTGTATGCCGACTATAGCGCCGCGCTCGACTCGGGTGACTGGGACCGTTGGCCGGACTTCTTCATGGACGACTGCCTGTACCGGATCGTGCCGCGCGAGAATCACGAGCAGAACCTGCCGCTCGCGCTGCTGGAACTCGAAAACAAGGCGATGCTCAAGGATCGGGTCTACGGGATCAAGGAGACGTTCTTCTACGATCCCTACTACCAGCGGCATATCGTGGACAACCCGCTGATCCGCGAGATCAATGGCGATGTCTGGACGGTGGAAGCCAACTACGTGGTGTTGCGCACGAAAACCAACCAGCTCAGCGAGGTCTATAACACGGGGCGGTATTTCGACCGGATCAGGAAAACGCCCGACGGTTTGCGGTTCGAAGCGAGGGTCTGCATCTTCGACAGCGAGCTGATTCCTAACTCCATCATTTTTCCGCTATGA
- a CDS encoding YciI family protein — MYLIVSQYVVEPAKVDPHRKSHSEWVAKYIGDGTFIAAGPRESKTGGVIIAKGIDQTTLNTILAEDSFVVQKLVEIEIVGFDPVFAAEQFLALKEQ, encoded by the coding sequence ATGTATCTGATCGTTTCCCAATACGTCGTGGAACCGGCCAAGGTCGATCCGCACCGCAAGTCACACTCGGAATGGGTGGCGAAGTACATCGGCGACGGCACGTTCATCGCAGCCGGCCCGCGCGAATCTAAAACGGGTGGCGTGATCATCGCGAAGGGCATTGACCAGACGACGCTTAACACGATCCTTGCCGAGGATTCGTTCGTCGTCCAGAAACTTGTGGAGATCGAGATCGTCGGCTTCGATCCGGTGTTCGCCGCCGAGCAGTTCCTGGCGCTCAAGGAGCAGTAA
- a CDS encoding non-heme iron oxygenase ferredoxin subunit codes for MSTLFDASWAFVALLGDLSGDSVTAVTVDGQEVALYRLADGVFATANACTHGNARLCDGFVEAGEIECPLHQGRFDIRTGKAMCRPLREDLRIYPVKLDGERIYVCLNTASPSAG; via the coding sequence ATGAGCACGTTGTTTGATGCATCGTGGGCGTTCGTCGCGCTGCTCGGCGATCTTTCCGGAGACAGCGTGACGGCGGTGACGGTCGACGGTCAGGAGGTCGCGCTGTATCGCCTCGCGGACGGAGTGTTCGCCACCGCCAACGCGTGCACGCATGGCAACGCGCGGCTGTGTGACGGATTTGTCGAGGCGGGCGAGATCGAATGCCCGCTGCACCAGGGCCGTTTCGATATCAGGACGGGCAAGGCGATGTGCCGCCCGCTCAGGGAGGATTTGCGGATCTATCCGGTGAAGCTCGACGGCGAGCGTATTTATGTCTGTCTGAATACCGCGTCGCCGTCGGCCGGATGA
- a CDS encoding ABC transporter substrate-binding protein, producing MKINFLWISRVVALTAGLAGAVGAIAQDTIRIGEINSYRAQPAFLEPYRQGWQMALDEINASGGVLGKKIEVISRDDNGNPGDSIRAAQELVTREQVSLLFGGFLSNTGLALTDFAKQRQIFFLAAEPLTDKIVWEDGNRYTYRLRPSTYMFVSMLVNEAVKLKKKRWALVYPNYEYGQSAAATFKRQMKLAQPDVEFVAEQAPPLGNVDAGAIVQALADAKPDAIFNALFAADLAKFVREGNTRGLFEGREVVSLLTGEPEYLDPLQAEAPVNWLVTGYPWYAVSSAENQRFVDAYRKRYGTAPRMGSVVGYTALMSIAAGLRKAGSPETNRMTAAFSGLCLDSPFGPICYRAQDHQSTMGAYVGRTALSDGKGVMTKFVYVNGASVQPSDAEVRKLRHAD from the coding sequence ATGAAGATCAATTTTTTGTGGATTTCCAGGGTCGTCGCATTGACGGCCGGCCTGGCGGGAGCGGTAGGGGCGATCGCGCAAGACACGATCAGGATCGGGGAGATCAACAGCTATCGGGCGCAGCCGGCGTTTCTCGAGCCGTACCGGCAAGGCTGGCAAATGGCGCTTGATGAAATCAACGCGTCGGGTGGCGTGCTTGGCAAGAAGATCGAGGTCATCTCGCGCGACGACAACGGCAATCCCGGCGACTCGATCCGCGCGGCGCAGGAGCTCGTGACGCGCGAGCAGGTTTCGCTGCTGTTCGGCGGTTTTCTGTCGAATACGGGGTTGGCACTCACCGATTTCGCGAAGCAGCGCCAGATATTCTTTCTAGCCGCCGAGCCACTGACAGACAAGATCGTCTGGGAGGATGGCAACCGTTATACCTATCGCCTGCGTCCGTCGACCTACATGTTCGTTTCGATGCTCGTCAACGAGGCCGTCAAGCTCAAGAAGAAGCGGTGGGCGCTCGTCTACCCGAACTACGAATATGGTCAGTCGGCGGCGGCGACCTTCAAGCGGCAGATGAAGCTCGCACAGCCCGATGTCGAGTTCGTCGCCGAGCAGGCGCCGCCGCTTGGCAACGTCGACGCCGGTGCGATTGTGCAAGCGTTGGCCGATGCGAAACCGGACGCGATCTTCAATGCGCTGTTTGCGGCCGATCTCGCAAAGTTCGTGCGTGAAGGCAATACGCGTGGCCTGTTCGAAGGACGAGAGGTGGTGTCGCTATTGACCGGTGAGCCCGAGTACCTCGACCCGCTGCAGGCCGAGGCGCCCGTCAATTGGCTCGTGACGGGCTATCCATGGTATGCGGTGTCGAGCGCCGAGAATCAACGCTTCGTCGATGCGTATCGCAAGCGATACGGCACGGCACCGCGCATGGGCTCCGTGGTGGGTTATACGGCGTTGATGTCGATTGCGGCCGGCCTCAGGAAAGCGGGTAGCCCGGAAACGAACCGGATGACGGCAGCGTTCAGCGGACTCTGCCTGGATTCGCCGTTCGGACCGATCTGTTACCGCGCGCAGGACCATCAGTCGACGATGGGTGCTTATGTCGGTCGTACCGCGCTCAGCGACGGTAAGGGCGTGATGACGAAGTTCGTCTATGTCAACGGTGCCAGTGTGCAGCCGTCCGATGCGGAAGTCAGGAAGCTGCGCCATGCGGACTGA
- a CDS encoding FAD-dependent monooxygenase has protein sequence MRHGAPDTTHDSRTTLIMTHSRTHYDVVVAGAGPIGLLLAANLKRLGLRVAVVEKRATRSTQSKASSMNAYSLAILHALGVAPRFLAAGKPIEELVLYWNERRLVRVNYRNLPSRYRYILGLSQPETEQLLEEYFVELGGDLLRSTELLGFTETEDAVLLETSPGRSLSCRYLVGCDGGKSTVRTLLGLDFDGVDHGVGFIMFDSRIEWDGDLDQVHYFVKEGSFLIVIPQATGTHRIIIKTRDGEIVKEDEPGKAVAYQALVDKYGPPGIRVEAVLWESKTQYYNRLADRYDHGRVFLAGDACHLFSSIGGLGMNTGFQDAFGLGWRLAGVIKGRLSMRVLESYTEERRGITEQLIASTDINTRLITRLDKGEHGPLRDWLPTMRNRPRIAHGFPYNFSGLGQRYASGLMLAGGGLVGKLVPYTEFLAGDTRISSYDLIDSEHFVLLTSGNSSRAIEARLSSSQLVKVVAIDRTAANLCALDRLELTGQHALLVRPDGIVCVQDVVTNEAAFASFVDEVSLETETSRCA, from the coding sequence TTGCGCCACGGCGCGCCGGACACTACTCACGACTCACGAACAACACTCATCATGACGCACTCACGGACGCATTATGACGTCGTCGTTGCGGGCGCCGGCCCGATCGGGCTGCTGCTTGCCGCCAACCTGAAACGGCTCGGCCTGCGCGTTGCTGTCGTCGAGAAGCGAGCGACCCGCTCGACGCAATCAAAGGCGTCGTCGATGAACGCCTATTCTCTCGCGATCCTGCATGCGCTCGGTGTCGCGCCGCGCTTTCTGGCGGCTGGCAAACCGATCGAGGAGCTCGTGCTTTACTGGAACGAACGCAGGCTGGTTCGGGTGAACTACCGGAACCTGCCTTCGCGCTACCGCTACATCCTCGGCCTGTCGCAACCAGAAACGGAACAGCTACTCGAGGAATACTTCGTCGAACTCGGCGGCGATCTGCTCCGTTCGACCGAGTTACTCGGCTTTACCGAGACGGAAGATGCGGTGTTGCTCGAGACGTCGCCCGGACGGTCGCTGTCATGCCGTTATCTCGTCGGCTGCGATGGCGGGAAGAGTACGGTCAGGACCCTGCTCGGTCTCGACTTCGACGGGGTCGATCACGGCGTCGGATTCATCATGTTCGACAGCCGGATCGAGTGGGATGGCGATCTCGATCAGGTTCACTACTTCGTGAAGGAAGGTAGTTTCCTGATCGTCATTCCGCAAGCGACCGGTACGCACCGGATTATCATCAAAACGCGTGATGGCGAAATCGTGAAAGAAGACGAGCCTGGGAAGGCCGTCGCGTACCAGGCACTGGTCGACAAGTACGGGCCGCCCGGCATACGTGTCGAGGCTGTGCTCTGGGAATCGAAGACCCAGTACTACAACCGCCTTGCAGATCGCTACGATCATGGCCGGGTGTTTCTCGCGGGCGACGCGTGTCACCTGTTCAGCTCGATCGGCGGCCTCGGCATGAACACCGGTTTTCAGGATGCGTTTGGTCTCGGGTGGCGCCTCGCCGGCGTGATCAAGGGCCGCCTCAGCATGCGCGTGCTCGAGTCGTATACCGAAGAGCGTCGCGGCATCACGGAGCAATTGATAGCAAGCACCGACATCAATACGCGCCTCATCACACGGCTTGACAAGGGCGAGCACGGTCCGCTGCGCGACTGGTTACCGACGATGCGGAACCGGCCGCGGATCGCGCACGGCTTCCCCTACAATTTCTCGGGGCTCGGCCAGCGCTACGCGAGCGGTTTGATGCTCGCTGGCGGAGGCTTGGTCGGCAAGCTGGTGCCCTACACGGAGTTTCTCGCAGGCGACACGCGGATCAGCAGCTACGACCTGATTGATAGCGAGCACTTTGTGTTGCTGACCTCGGGCAACTCATCGCGCGCGATCGAGGCGCGGTTGTCGTCCAGTCAGCTAGTGAAGGTCGTCGCGATCGATCGCACAGCGGCGAACCTGTGCGCACTCGACAGGCTCGAACTCACCGGGCAGCACGCGCTACTCGTACGTCCTGACGGGATTGTGTGCGTTCAGGACGTCGTGACAAACGAGGCGGCATTCGCATCGTTCGTCGACGAGGTCTCACTCGAAACGGAGACCTCGCGCTGCGCCTGA
- a CDS encoding HAD hydrolase-like protein: protein MFDLDGTLVDTAQDLVGTLNALLGEHDLPPVDLRDAQNLIGRGATSLIERGFGEHLQRYSTEQRHALLQRFVAYYEAHLLDNTVPYAGVATILEKLRELGYEMAVCTSKGTGPAKAIMEGLGIAHFFSAVCGGDYFPGVKKPDKAHVFGTVEAAGRNLEQRAIFIGDSGVDVKAAKNAGIPLIYATYGYNDVAAESIDADGVIAAFGELPDAIATLEAHI from the coding sequence GTGTTCGATCTTGACGGCACCCTGGTCGACACGGCCCAGGATCTCGTGGGAACGCTGAACGCACTACTAGGCGAGCACGATTTACCTCCCGTCGACCTGCGCGACGCGCAGAACCTGATCGGTCGCGGCGCCACGTCGTTGATCGAGCGCGGCTTCGGAGAGCATCTGCAACGCTATTCGACCGAGCAGAGACATGCGCTGCTTCAACGTTTCGTTGCCTACTACGAAGCGCACCTGCTGGACAACACCGTACCGTACGCAGGCGTGGCGACAATACTCGAGAAACTGCGCGAGCTCGGCTACGAAATGGCCGTCTGCACGAGCAAGGGTACGGGCCCCGCGAAGGCAATTATGGAGGGACTCGGAATCGCGCACTTCTTCTCAGCCGTGTGCGGAGGGGATTACTTCCCCGGTGTGAAGAAGCCCGACAAAGCACATGTGTTCGGTACGGTCGAGGCGGCGGGTAGAAATCTGGAACAGCGCGCGATCTTTATCGGCGATTCCGGCGTCGATGTAAAGGCGGCAAAAAACGCTGGCATCCCGCTTATCTATGCAACCTATGGTTACAACGACGTCGCCGCGGAGTCGATCGACGCCGACGGCGTGATCGCGGCGTTCGGTGAATTGCCGGACGCAATCGCAACGCTTGAAGCCCACATCTGA